The stretch of DNA ATTTCAATCGGTATTCGCTGAATTCTCCAATCAGAGGAATAACGACTACATCATCTTTAACAGGTACAATAGGTGCTGATAGTCTTGCCAGTTCTTTTTGGTTTTCCTCTTGCAGCTGATCGGAAAGGCGTTCAAATGCGAAAATGGTTTCGTTTAAGCTGATATCTAATAAGGTATTGATCTGTTTTATGATAAAAACATTTTCGTTTAGAGATAAACCAAGCTGTGAGCTGATTTTTGTAAACAGTTCAAGGAAAACCTGCCGGGTTGGAGGGTACCGAACGGCAATTTCCGAAATAGTTCCTCCTGATGATACTTGCATAGCTGCATTTTGCTTACTCCATTTTATAAGAGCTTCTGGAGCTGTATCTTTCCTTTCGTCCAGCACTAATTCGCTTAAAAATCCCAAAAGTTCAACATACATAATGACAGCTTGTTCTTTCTCCCATTCAGGAATTTCTAAATTCATTTTATGAAGAACAGCTTCAACAATTTCACGAGCTAGGGAATTTGTATTTTTTCTAAGGTATTCAGAAAAGCCAAAAAGTAATGTCAAAAAGTCTCCCACCTTCGTCTATTCTATCTTAATGACTTCATTATATAACTTAAATGAAGAA from Domibacillus sp. DTU_2020_1001157_1_SI_ALB_TIR_016 encodes:
- a CDS encoding STAS domain-containing protein, coding for MTLLFGFSEYLRKNTNSLAREIVEAVLHKMNLEIPEWEKEQAVIMYVELLGFLSELVLDERKDTAPEALIKWSKQNAAMQVSSGGTISEIAVRYPPTRQVFLELFTKISSQLGLSLNENVFIIKQINTLLDISLNETIFAFERLSDQLQEENQKELARLSAPIVPVKDDVVVIPLIGEFSEYRLKYIADHVIPKISEMDVDYVIADLSGIFNLNKEIAKYFDQIGATLQLMGIRVLTTGLRPEVVQAVVSSQSVDPSKIEAFATVKQALESLQ